The sequence GACGAGTACGCTCATGTTTCGATTGCTCCTCAGGCCTTGGCCGCAGCCACGGCTTTCTGCGCCGCGTCGTTGAGATCATCCGCCGGCGTGATCGCCAGGCCGGAGTTGGCCAGCAGTTCGCGGCCCTGATCGACATTGGTGCCCTGCAGGCGCACCACCACGGGGATCTTCAGGCCCACTTCCTTGACCGCGGCGATGATGCCCTCGGCGATCATGTCGCAGCGGACGATGCCGCCGAAGATGTTGACCAGGATGCAGTTGACCTTGTCCGAGGAGGTGATCAGCTTGAACGCCTCGGTCACCCGCTCCTTGGTGGCGCCACCGCCCACGTCGAGGAAGTTGGCCGGCTCGCCGCCCGCCAGCTTGATCACGTCCATGGTGGCCATGGCCAGGCCGGCGCCGTTGACCATGCAGCCGATGTTGCCGTCCATCGTCACGTAGTTGAGGTTGCTCTGCTGCGCGGCGGCTTCGGCGGCGTCTTCCTGGGTCAGGTCGCGCATCGCGGCCAGGTTCGGGTGACGGTATTCGGCGTTGTCGTCGGAGTTGACCTTGCCATCCAGTGCGGCGAGGTTGCCGTCTTCCAGCACGGCCAGCGGGTTCAGCTCGACCAGGGCCAGGTCCTGCTCGTTGAACAGCTTGTACAGGCCCAGCATGATCTTGGTCAGCTGGTTGACCTGCTTGTTGTTGAGGTCCATCGCGAAGCCGAGCTGGCGGCACTGGTACGGCTGCAGGCCTTCGATGAAGTCGACCACGATGGTGTGGATGTCTTCGGGCGTTTCCTTCGCCACCTGCTCAATGTCCACGCCGCCGTGCTTGGAGGCAATGAAGGAAACCGCCTTCGAATCGCGGTCGACCAGGATCGACAGGTACAGCTCGCGGGCAATGTTGGTGGCGTCGGTCACCAGCACCAGATTCACCGGCAGCGCGCGGCCGGCCGACTGGTAGGTTTCCATGTTGGTGCCCAGCATGCCCTTGGCGGCGGCGCGCACGTCGTCGAAGCTGCGGCAGAACTTGACGCCGCCGGACTTGCCGCGGCCGCCGGCATGGATCTGCGCCTTGACCATCCACTGGGAACCGCCGAGCGCCTTGGCGGCATCGACGGCGGCGTCGGGGGAGTTGGCGACCTTGCCCGGCGGCACGGCGATGCCGTACTGCGCGAACAGTTCTTTGGCCT is a genomic window of Rhodanobacter thiooxydans containing:
- the sucC gene encoding ADP-forming succinate--CoA ligase subunit beta, which gives rise to MNFHEYQAKELFAQYGIAVPPGKVANSPDAAVDAAKALGGSQWMVKAQIHAGGRGKSGGVKFCRSFDDVRAAAKGMLGTNMETYQSAGRALPVNLVLVTDATNIARELYLSILVDRDSKAVSFIASKHGGVDIEQVAKETPEDIHTIVVDFIEGLQPYQCRQLGFAMDLNNKQVNQLTKIMLGLYKLFNEQDLALVELNPLAVLEDGNLAALDGKVNSDDNAEYRHPNLAAMRDLTQEDAAEAAAQQSNLNYVTMDGNIGCMVNGAGLAMATMDVIKLAGGEPANFLDVGGGATKERVTEAFKLITSSDKVNCILVNIFGGIVRCDMIAEGIIAAVKEVGLKIPVVVRLQGTNVDQGRELLANSGLAITPADDLNDAAQKAVAAAKA